A window of the Rhizobium brockwellii genome harbors these coding sequences:
- the maiA gene encoding maleylacetoacetate isomerase produces the protein MKLYQNEISSATSRVRIALALKGLSAEALPVTILGEDSESRQAGYRSINPQGLVPALLTDSGVLITQSLAIVEYLDEMKPEPPLLPDTAEGRAQARSIALAIAAEIHALLPPRIGLHLGKVFQADADAITAWNRHWVGEGMAAVEAMIAGHRQGAFAVADQPGIADIFLFPQAVSARRLGFDLAGWPNIAEIVARLEAIPAFQENAPAPRR, from the coding sequence GTGAAACTCTATCAGAACGAAATTTCCTCGGCGACATCTCGAGTCCGCATCGCACTCGCCCTGAAAGGGCTGTCGGCCGAAGCGCTGCCGGTCACCATCCTCGGCGAAGATTCCGAGAGCCGGCAGGCCGGATATCGCAGTATCAATCCGCAGGGGCTCGTGCCCGCCTTGCTGACGGATAGCGGCGTCCTCATCACACAGTCGCTGGCGATCGTCGAATATCTCGATGAGATGAAGCCTGAACCGCCGCTATTGCCTGACACCGCGGAGGGCAGGGCGCAGGCGCGGTCGATTGCGCTTGCGATCGCAGCCGAGATCCACGCGCTGCTGCCGCCGCGGATCGGTCTGCATCTCGGCAAGGTCTTCCAGGCGGATGCCGATGCTATTACTGCCTGGAATCGTCATTGGGTCGGTGAAGGAATGGCCGCGGTCGAGGCGATGATCGCCGGCCACAGGCAAGGGGCTTTCGCTGTTGCGGATCAGCCTGGTATTGCCGATATCTTTCTCTTCCCGCAGGCGGTCAGCGCCCGGCGCCTCGGCTTCGATCTCGCCGGCTGGCCTAATATCGCGGAGATTGTCGCCAGACTGGAGGCGATACCGGCTTTCCAGGAGAACGCACCGGCGCCGAGACGATGA
- a CDS encoding (R)-mandelonitrile lyase, whose product MDIKRSGSQPSAKGPADWFTGSVRVDPLFAVTSPARTAGASVTFEPGARTAWHTHPLGQTLIVTSGCGRVQREGGPVEEIRAGDVVCFAPGERHWHGSSPTTAMSHIAIQEQLDGKVVDWMEHVTDTQYQG is encoded by the coding sequence ATGGATATCAAGCGAAGCGGTTCGCAGCCCTCGGCCAAGGGACCGGCCGATTGGTTTACCGGCAGCGTGCGTGTCGACCCGCTGTTTGCCGTCACCAGCCCGGCACGCACGGCCGGCGCCAGCGTCACCTTCGAGCCCGGAGCCCGAACCGCCTGGCACACCCATCCGCTCGGCCAGACGCTGATCGTCACGTCGGGCTGCGGTCGCGTGCAGCGCGAGGGCGGCCCCGTCGAAGAGATCCGCGCCGGCGACGTCGTCTGCTTCGCACCGGGTGAACGCCATTGGCACGGCTCATCGCCGACGACGGCGATGAGCCATATCGCCATCCAGGAACAACTCGACGGCAAGGTCGTCGACTGGATGGAGCATGTCACCGACACGCAATACCAAGGTTAG
- a CDS encoding response regulator: protein MDHVDHILIVDDDREIRELVSGYLQKNGLRTSVAADGRQMRSFVDANAVDLIVLDVMMPGDDGLVLCRELRAGRHKAIPILMLTARTDEMDRILGLEMGADDYLPKPFAARELLARIKAVLRRTRMLPPNLQISEAGQLLTFGDWRLDTVARHLLDKEGTAIALSGAEYRLLRVFIDHPQRVLNRDQLLSLTQGRDAELFDRSIDLLVSRLRQRLGDDAREPTYIKTVRSEGYVFSVPVEISEPRQ, encoded by the coding sequence ATGGATCATGTCGATCACATCCTGATCGTCGATGACGATCGCGAAATCCGCGAGCTGGTATCGGGCTACCTGCAGAAGAACGGCCTGCGTACGAGCGTTGCCGCCGACGGGCGGCAGATGCGCAGTTTTGTCGACGCCAATGCCGTCGACCTGATCGTGCTCGACGTGATGATGCCCGGTGACGACGGGCTGGTGCTGTGCCGCGAACTGCGCGCCGGCCGGCACAAGGCGATCCCGATCCTGATGCTGACGGCCCGCACCGACGAGATGGACAGGATCCTCGGTCTGGAGATGGGCGCCGACGACTATCTTCCCAAGCCCTTTGCTGCGCGTGAGCTTCTCGCCCGCATCAAGGCGGTTCTGCGGCGGACGCGGATGTTGCCGCCCAACCTGCAGATCAGCGAGGCCGGACAGTTGCTGACTTTCGGTGACTGGCGGCTCGATACGGTCGCCCGGCATCTTCTCGACAAGGAAGGGACCGCGATTGCGCTCAGCGGCGCCGAATACCGTCTGCTTCGCGTCTTCATCGATCACCCACAGCGGGTGCTCAATCGTGACCAGCTTCTGAGCCTGACGCAGGGCCGTGACGCCGAACTCTTCGATCGCTCGATCGATCTCCTGGTCAGCCGGTTGCGTCAGCGGCTGGGCGACGATGCGCGCGAACCGACCTATATCAAGACGGTGCGCAGCGAAGGCTATGTGTTTTCGGTTCCGGTCGAGATATCGGAGCCACGCCAATGA
- a CDS encoding alpha/beta fold hydrolase: MNKRLLFTAALAFATTAIAFAAEAAAVKNIVIVHGALADGSGWRKATDILEKRGFNVTIVQQPITSLDDDVAATKRVLDLQDGPVLLVGHSYGGMVITEAGNDPAVAGLVYVAAFQPDKGESLLSLASSKPAGSMDIKETKDGKYLYLDPGAFAADFAADLPQAEADFMAKSQVFAAKQAFSAKITQPAWRTKKSWSIVATEDRSINPELERDMAKRAGSDVTEIKASHAVFASQPEKVADAIETAARKAGE, translated from the coding sequence ATGAACAAACGTCTTCTTTTCACTGCAGCGCTTGCATTTGCCACCACCGCCATCGCGTTCGCAGCAGAGGCTGCCGCGGTCAAGAACATCGTGATCGTCCACGGCGCGCTGGCCGATGGCTCGGGATGGCGCAAGGCGACGGACATTCTCGAGAAGCGCGGCTTCAACGTCACCATCGTCCAGCAGCCCATTACCTCGCTCGACGACGATGTGGCGGCGACCAAGCGCGTTCTCGACCTTCAGGACGGACCGGTGCTGCTCGTCGGCCACAGCTATGGCGGCATGGTCATCACCGAAGCCGGCAACGATCCCGCGGTCGCGGGCCTGGTCTATGTCGCGGCATTCCAGCCCGACAAGGGCGAAAGCCTGCTCAGCCTCGCCAGCTCGAAGCCCGCCGGCAGCATGGATATAAAGGAAACGAAGGACGGCAAATATCTCTATCTCGATCCGGGCGCCTTCGCCGCGGATTTCGCAGCCGACCTTCCGCAAGCCGAAGCCGATTTCATGGCAAAGTCACAGGTCTTCGCCGCAAAGCAGGCATTCTCCGCCAAGATCACTCAGCCGGCATGGCGGACGAAGAAAAGCTGGTCGATCGTCGCCACCGAGGATCGCTCCATCAACCCCGAGCTTGAACGCGACATGGCAAAACGTGCCGGAAGCGACGTGACTGAAATAAAGGCAAGCCACGCCGTCTTCGCATCCCAACCGGAAAAGGTTGCCGATGCGATCGAAACGGCAGCAAGGAAAGCCGGCGAGTAG
- a CDS encoding organic hydroperoxide resistance protein yields the protein MTKIDKVLYTGKTHTTGGRDGASHSDDGQLDIKLSPPGSNRAGTNPEQLFAAGWSACFIGAIGIAAGKLKVKLPADAAVNAEVDLGATDGDYFLQARLKVSLPGVEADLARALVDEAHRTCPYSKATRGNINVELSIA from the coding sequence ATGACAAAGATCGACAAGGTTCTCTATACCGGCAAGACCCACACGACAGGCGGGCGCGACGGCGCGTCGCACAGCGACGACGGCCAGCTTGATATCAAGCTTTCGCCTCCGGGCAGCAACCGCGCCGGCACCAATCCCGAACAGCTTTTCGCCGCCGGCTGGTCTGCCTGCTTCATCGGCGCGATCGGCATTGCTGCCGGCAAGCTGAAGGTCAAGCTTCCTGCAGATGCCGCCGTCAACGCCGAGGTCGATCTCGGGGCAACCGACGGCGACTATTTCCTGCAGGCTCGCCTCAAGGTCAGCCTGCCGGGCGTCGAAGCGGATCTGGCAAGGGCGCTTGTGGATGAAGCGCACCGGACCTGCCCCTATTCGAAAGCAACCCGCGGCAATATCAATGTCGAATTGAGCATTGCCTGA
- a CDS encoding ATPase domain-containing protein, which produces MNAAAPAAKARTGVSGLDTILAGGLSPGHVFLLEGNPGAGKTTIALQFLIEGAQLGEQGLYITLSETESELRAGAASHGMVIDGNIEVFEVVPPESLLDADQQQSLLYSSDLELGETTKEIFAAFERIKPRRVVLDSLSEIRLLAQSSLRYRRQILALKHYFARQGATVLLLDDLTSEVLDKTVHSVVHGVIHLEEMAPSYGSERRRLRVIKYRGQAFRGGYHDFIIQTGGVIVFPRLVAAEHRSSYARDQISCNIPELDLLLGGGLERGSSTLILGPAGTGKSTFSFQFLVAAVARGEKVAAFIFDEELGLLFTRLKALGIDLEAMRDAGHIHIEQLDAAELSPGEFAHRVRNCVDKSDAKTVIIDSINGYQASMPDENSLILHMHELLQYLNRQGANTFLTVAQHGLVGDMKAPVDVTYLADTVILLRYFEAAGKVRRAVSVIKKRTGFHEDTIREYRIDASGLRFGDPLVGFQGVLRGVPEFIATSKPLLKTDGGDSGNS; this is translated from the coding sequence ATGAATGCTGCTGCACCTGCCGCGAAAGCCCGGACCGGGGTGTCCGGTTTGGACACAATTCTGGCAGGGGGACTTTCGCCTGGGCACGTCTTTCTCCTGGAGGGAAATCCAGGAGCGGGCAAGACAACGATTGCGCTGCAGTTTCTGATCGAGGGGGCACAGCTTGGTGAGCAGGGGCTCTACATTACCCTTTCGGAAACCGAGAGCGAACTTCGAGCCGGCGCCGCATCGCACGGTATGGTGATCGATGGCAATATCGAGGTCTTCGAGGTCGTGCCTCCGGAAAGCCTGCTGGATGCCGACCAGCAGCAGAGCCTGCTTTATTCGTCTGATCTTGAACTCGGAGAGACGACAAAGGAAATCTTTGCCGCTTTCGAGCGGATCAAGCCACGTCGCGTGGTTCTCGACAGTCTGTCGGAGATCAGGCTGCTCGCGCAAAGCTCGTTGCGCTACCGCCGGCAGATCCTGGCGCTCAAACATTATTTTGCCCGACAAGGAGCAACAGTCCTACTGCTCGATGATCTGACATCCGAGGTGCTCGACAAGACGGTGCACAGCGTCGTGCACGGCGTGATCCATCTCGAAGAGATGGCGCCGAGCTACGGCTCCGAGCGCCGACGTCTGAGAGTCATAAAATATCGCGGGCAGGCCTTCCGCGGCGGCTATCACGATTTCATCATCCAGACTGGTGGCGTCATCGTCTTTCCGCGACTCGTCGCCGCCGAACACAGGTCGAGTTACGCCCGCGATCAGATTTCCTGCAATATTCCAGAACTGGACCTTCTTTTAGGAGGTGGCCTTGAGCGAGGTTCCAGTACGCTCATCCTTGGTCCTGCCGGCACCGGCAAAAGCACGTTTTCGTTTCAATTTCTGGTGGCTGCGGTCGCGCGCGGCGAGAAAGTGGCGGCCTTCATTTTTGACGAGGAGCTGGGCCTGCTCTTCACGCGGCTGAAGGCGCTTGGAATAGATCTCGAAGCAATGCGGGACGCCGGTCACATCCACATCGAACAGCTCGATGCGGCCGAACTGTCGCCGGGCGAATTCGCCCACCGCGTGCGCAACTGCGTCGACAAATCGGATGCGAAAACCGTCATCATCGATAGTATCAACGGTTATCAGGCTTCGATGCCGGATGAGAATTCGTTGATTCTTCATATGCATGAGCTGCTGCAATATTTGAACAGGCAAGGCGCCAACACCTTTCTCACCGTTGCCCAGCACGGGCTGGTCGGTGACATGAAGGCACCTGTTGACGTCACCTATCTCGCCGATACCGTCATTCTGCTGCGTTACTTCGAGGCTGCGGGAAAGGTGCGGCGGGCAGTCTCGGTGATCAAGAAGAGGACCGGCTTTCACGAGGATACCATCAGGGAGTATCGTATCGACGCCTCCGGCTTGAGGTTTGGCGATCCTCTCGTCGGGTTCCAGGGCGTGCTTCGCGGCGTTCCCGAATTTATCGCGACCTCAAAGCCGCTCTTGAAGACTGATGGCGGGGATAGCGGCAATTCCTAA
- a CDS encoding cytochrome c biogenesis protein DipZ gives MTLLIIAYLGGALTILSPCILPILPFVFARAGQPFVRSTLPMLAGMAATFALVATLAAVGGSWAIRANEYGRLAAIVLLALFGASLLSPRFASTLARPVVDLGNNLINATGGGRGTTTVKSALLLGVATGLLWAPCAGPILGLVLTGAALQGANLQTTFLLIAYAAGAASSLAVALLVGGKLFAAMKRSLGFGDRIRQVLGAAVLAGVAVIALGLDTSLLARLSYASTASLEQAVLDRLHAKPLSGASSELASNKVMIAAADAKKPFRSDLPVEGRAPSLDGAVEWLNSEPLTTEQLRGKVVLVDFWTYSCINCIRTIPYVRAWAEKYADQGLVVIGVHAPEFAFEKKIDNVKRAIGDFQIGYPVAIDNDYSIWRAFENSYWPAAYLIDAKGQIRYHHFGEGNYSRTEKAIQDLLREAGSQTTASAPVVPDAKGVEAGPDLGNIGSGETYLGYEQAANFASPEGLQADTAKNYSIAEPGLNGWGLSGTWIVGRDQATLDQPGGGITYRFSARDLHLVLGPGAGDKPIRFQVKIDGKAPGPDHGSDIDADGNGTVTATRLYQLVRQSGTVAARNFEIRFLDPGLQAYAFTFG, from the coding sequence ATGACACTTCTGATCATTGCCTATCTCGGAGGCGCGCTGACGATCCTCAGTCCGTGCATTCTCCCCATCCTCCCCTTCGTCTTCGCGCGTGCCGGACAGCCCTTCGTCAGGAGCACGCTGCCGATGCTGGCGGGCATGGCCGCCACCTTCGCGCTGGTCGCCACACTTGCCGCAGTCGGTGGCAGCTGGGCCATTCGCGCCAATGAATATGGCCGACTTGCCGCCATCGTCCTGCTTGCGCTCTTCGGCGCAAGCCTACTTTCGCCGCGTTTCGCAAGCACGCTTGCCCGGCCGGTCGTCGACCTTGGCAACAATCTTATCAACGCCACCGGCGGCGGGCGCGGTACCACGACAGTGAAGAGCGCGCTTCTTCTCGGCGTCGCCACCGGACTGCTCTGGGCGCCCTGCGCCGGTCCAATCCTCGGCCTTGTGCTGACCGGAGCTGCATTGCAGGGCGCCAATCTGCAAACGACCTTCCTGCTGATCGCCTATGCCGCCGGTGCTGCAAGTTCGCTTGCCGTCGCCCTGCTTGTCGGCGGCAAGCTCTTCGCCGCCATGAAGCGCTCCCTCGGGTTTGGCGACCGGATTCGCCAGGTGCTCGGCGCTGCCGTGCTGGCGGGTGTCGCCGTCATCGCGCTCGGCCTCGACACCAGCCTGCTCGCCCGGCTCTCCTATGCCAGCACCGCATCGCTGGAACAGGCCGTGCTCGACAGGCTGCATGCAAAGCCGCTCAGCGGCGCATCTTCCGAGCTAGCGAGCAACAAGGTGATGATCGCCGCAGCTGATGCGAAGAAACCCTTCCGCAGCGACTTGCCCGTCGAAGGCCGCGCCCCTTCGCTCGACGGCGCGGTAGAATGGCTGAACTCTGAGCCTCTCACCACAGAGCAGTTGCGGGGCAAAGTCGTCCTCGTCGACTTCTGGACCTATTCCTGTATCAACTGCATTCGCACCATCCCCTATGTCAGGGCTTGGGCCGAAAAATATGCGGACCAGGGTCTGGTCGTCATCGGCGTCCACGCCCCAGAATTTGCCTTCGAGAAGAAGATCGACAACGTCAAGAGAGCGATCGGCGACTTCCAGATCGGATATCCCGTTGCGATCGACAATGACTACAGCATCTGGCGCGCCTTCGAAAACAGCTACTGGCCTGCCGCTTATCTGATCGATGCCAAAGGCCAGATCCGCTACCACCATTTCGGTGAAGGCAATTATAGCAGGACTGAAAAAGCCATTCAGGACCTGCTGCGCGAGGCCGGCAGCCAAACGACGGCGAGTGCGCCGGTCGTGCCGGATGCCAAGGGTGTGGAAGCAGGTCCTGATCTCGGCAATATCGGCTCGGGCGAAACCTATCTCGGCTACGAACAGGCGGCGAACTTCGCCTCTCCCGAAGGGCTGCAGGCCGATACGGCGAAAAACTATTCGATCGCCGAACCCGGCCTCAATGGCTGGGGCCTGTCCGGAACCTGGATCGTCGGCCGGGATCAGGCGACGCTTGATCAGCCGGGCGGTGGCATCACCTATCGCTTCAGCGCCCGCGACTTGCATCTCGTTCTTGGGCCTGGTGCCGGCGACAAGCCGATCCGCTTCCAGGTGAAGATCGACGGCAAGGCGCCAGGGCCCGACCACGGCTCAGACATCGATGCCGATGGCAATGGCACGGTGACCGCGACGAGGCTTTATCAACTTGTCCGCCAATCCGGCACGGTCGCCGCCCGCAACTTCGAGATCCGCTTCCTCGATCCCGGGCTGCAGGCCTACGCCTTCACATTCGGCTGA
- a CDS encoding aldo/keto reductase, giving the protein MQKRELGKSGLQVSAIGLGCMGLSYGYGPATDIQEATALIRQAFERGVTFFDTAEAYGPYKNEELLGEALAPFREKVVIATKFGFNFDADGGQSGMNSRPEQIRAVADQALKRLKTDVIDLFYQHRVDPDVPIEDVAGTVKALIAEGKVRHFGLSEAGAQTIRRAHAVQPVAALQSEYSLWWREPEQEILPTLEELGIGFVPFSPLGKGFLTGAISETTTFDSKDFRNVVPRFSQEARKANQALVDRLGEIAARKKATSAQVALAWLLAQKPWIVPIPGTTKLHRLEENIQAAEVELTAEDLASIESALATIKVEGDRYPAHLQARVNR; this is encoded by the coding sequence ATGCAGAAGCGTGAACTTGGAAAGAGCGGACTTCAAGTCTCAGCCATCGGTCTCGGCTGCATGGGGCTGAGTTACGGTTATGGCCCGGCGACAGATATTCAGGAAGCAACCGCACTGATCCGGCAGGCGTTCGAACGCGGCGTGACATTCTTCGACACGGCCGAGGCCTATGGCCCCTATAAGAACGAAGAGCTTCTGGGTGAGGCCTTGGCGCCCTTTCGCGAAAAGGTGGTGATCGCCACGAAATTCGGTTTCAACTTCGATGCCGATGGCGGCCAGAGCGGCATGAACAGCCGGCCGGAACAGATCCGAGCGGTGGCCGACCAGGCGCTGAAGCGTTTGAAGACCGATGTCATCGATCTCTTCTACCAGCATCGCGTCGATCCTGATGTTCCGATCGAGGATGTCGCCGGCACGGTCAAGGCGCTGATCGCGGAAGGCAAGGTTAGACATTTCGGCCTCTCGGAAGCCGGCGCCCAGACGATCCGCCGCGCCCATGCCGTCCAGCCGGTGGCGGCGTTGCAGAGCGAATATTCGCTGTGGTGGCGCGAACCCGAGCAGGAAATCCTGCCGACGCTGGAAGAACTCGGCATCGGTTTCGTTCCGTTCAGCCCGCTCGGTAAGGGCTTTCTGACTGGCGCAATCAGCGAAACGACCACCTTCGACAGCAAGGATTTCCGCAACGTCGTGCCGCGCTTTTCTCAGGAGGCGCGAAAGGCCAACCAGGCGCTCGTCGATCGTCTCGGAGAAATCGCCGCCCGCAAAAAGGCAACCTCCGCCCAAGTGGCTCTCGCATGGCTGCTGGCGCAGAAGCCCTGGATCGTGCCGATCCCCGGCACAACCAAGCTGCACCGCCTCGAGGAGAATATCCAGGCCGCTGAAGTCGAACTGACGGCTGAGGATCTTGCCAGCATCGAAAGCGCGCTCGCCACGATCAAGGTGGAAGGCGATCGTTATCCCGCGCATCTGCAGGCAAGGGTCAACCGCTAA
- a CDS encoding LysR family transcriptional regulator, producing MPRPAVNDLIAFLAVARAQSFTKAAGKLGVSQSALSHTIRGLEERLGLRLLTRTTRSVAPTEAGERLLVSIGPRLDEIESELAALSAFREKPAGTIRINAGEHAADTVLWPALEKLLPDYPDINVEIIVDYGLTDIVAERYDAGVRLGEQVAKDMIAVRIGPDMRMAVVGAPAYFDTGPKPLTPQDLTDHNCINLRLPTYGSVYAWEFEKNGRELKVRVEGQLVFNNIALRLNAVLAGLGLAYVPEDLVEANLADGRLVRVLEDWCPPFPGYHLYYPSRRHTSPAFAVVVDALRYRG from the coding sequence ATGCCGCGCCCCGCCGTCAACGACCTCATCGCCTTCCTCGCCGTCGCACGCGCTCAAAGCTTTACCAAGGCGGCGGGTAAGCTGGGGGTGTCGCAATCGGCGCTCAGCCACACCATCCGCGGGCTCGAGGAGCGGCTTGGACTGCGATTGCTGACACGCACGACCCGCAGCGTCGCGCCGACGGAGGCCGGCGAACGCCTGCTCGTCTCCATCGGACCGCGGCTCGACGAGATCGAGAGCGAGCTGGCTGCCTTGAGCGCGTTCCGGGAGAAGCCGGCAGGGACCATCCGCATCAATGCCGGCGAGCATGCGGCCGATACCGTCCTCTGGCCCGCCTTGGAAAAGCTCCTGCCCGATTATCCCGATATCAATGTCGAGATCATCGTCGACTACGGTCTGACCGACATCGTCGCGGAGCGTTACGATGCGGGGGTGCGGCTTGGAGAACAGGTGGCGAAAGATATGATTGCGGTGCGCATCGGCCCCGATATGCGCATGGCCGTGGTCGGCGCTCCCGCCTATTTCGACACCGGGCCGAAGCCGCTGACGCCGCAGGACCTCACCGATCACAATTGCATCAATCTGCGCCTTCCGACCTATGGCAGCGTTTATGCGTGGGAGTTCGAGAAGAACGGGCGCGAGCTCAAGGTTCGGGTCGAAGGACAGTTGGTCTTCAACAATATAGCCCTGCGGCTGAACGCGGTGCTGGCCGGTCTTGGGCTCGCCTATGTGCCGGAGGACCTGGTCGAGGCGAATCTTGCCGACGGGCGGCTAGTGCGTGTCCTCGAGGATTGGTGCCCGCCGTTTCCCGGCTACCATCTTTACTATCCAAGTCGTCGGCATACGTCGCCGGCATTCGCGGTCGTCGTCGATGCGCTTCGCTATCGAGGATAG
- a CDS encoding sensor histidine kinase, with protein MKAAVRLRSGLTWPSTLRSRIFLILLIGLALAYGLSFSVLYMERYMSAKAVMLGTLENDVATSIAVLDRLPPGERGDLLDRLSRGNYRFVLGPGLPGVPDTSSKGAEISGKIEEAIGHRFPIRIERIPGDVNRLQAHLTLSDGSPLTIDVTPKGVMPIAAWLPYVFVVQMVLLILCTWFAVRQAIQPLGELAAAADALDPNKDGPAMSEAGPSEVAHAARAFNAMRERIAHYLEERVQILAAISHDLQTPITRMRLRADMAEDSPDKDKLVHDLGEIQRLVQDGIAYARSAHGNGEKSARIDLASFIDSIAYDYQDTGKAVTVVGLVQGAAFTKPHALRRILSNFIDNALKFAGAAEISVERSAENDIVISVMDRGPGIPDDMLEAAMQPFFRLEQSRNRETGGTGLGLAIAQQLTAKIGGSLRLYNRAGGGLAAEVTIR; from the coding sequence ATGAAGGCGGCAGTCCGCTTGCGTTCGGGCCTGACGTGGCCGAGCACGTTGCGGTCGCGGATCTTCCTGATCCTGCTGATCGGATTGGCCTTGGCCTACGGGCTGTCCTTCAGTGTGCTCTATATGGAGCGGTACATGTCGGCCAAGGCGGTGATGCTCGGCACGCTGGAAAATGACGTGGCAACATCGATTGCGGTTCTCGATCGGCTTCCGCCAGGTGAGCGCGGCGATCTGCTCGACCGGCTGAGCCGCGGCAACTATCGTTTCGTGCTCGGGCCCGGCCTTCCCGGCGTGCCTGACACGTCAAGCAAAGGGGCGGAAATCTCAGGAAAGATCGAGGAGGCCATCGGGCACCGCTTTCCGATCCGGATCGAACGAATTCCTGGCGATGTGAACCGGCTGCAGGCGCATCTGACGCTCAGCGACGGAAGCCCGTTAACTATCGACGTCACGCCGAAGGGCGTCATGCCGATTGCCGCATGGCTGCCCTACGTCTTCGTCGTCCAGATGGTGCTGCTCATCCTCTGCACCTGGTTCGCGGTTCGCCAGGCGATCCAGCCGCTCGGCGAGCTTGCTGCCGCCGCCGATGCACTTGACCCGAACAAGGACGGTCCGGCGATGAGTGAGGCGGGGCCAAGCGAGGTCGCGCATGCGGCAAGAGCGTTCAACGCGATGCGGGAGAGGATCGCCCACTACCTCGAAGAGCGCGTCCAGATACTGGCGGCCATCTCGCATGACCTGCAGACGCCGATCACCCGCATGCGGCTGCGCGCCGACATGGCGGAGGATTCGCCTGACAAAGACAAGCTGGTGCACGATCTTGGCGAGATCCAGCGCCTCGTTCAGGACGGCATTGCCTATGCACGCAGTGCGCATGGCAATGGCGAGAAGAGCGCCCGCATCGATCTCGCCTCGTTCATCGACAGCATAGCCTACGACTACCAGGATACTGGAAAGGCCGTCACCGTCGTCGGCCTGGTTCAGGGCGCTGCCTTCACCAAGCCGCATGCTCTTCGCCGTATCCTGTCGAACTTCATCGACAATGCGCTGAAGTTTGCCGGTGCTGCCGAGATCAGCGTCGAGCGCAGCGCCGAGAACGATATCGTCATATCAGTCATGGATCGCGGGCCGGGAATTCCGGACGATATGCTGGAAGCCGCCATGCAGCCTTTCTTCCGGCTGGAGCAATCCCGCAACCGGGAGACCGGCGGCACCGGTCTCGGTCTTGCGATCGCCCAGCAGCTGACGGCCAAGATTGGCGGGTCGCTCCGGCTCTACAATCGCGCCGGTGGCGGACTGGCCGCGGAAGTCACCATCCGCTGA
- a CDS encoding alpha/beta fold hydrolase, whose amino-acid sequence MSEQINHHRRRFFGMTAIALAAVEFGVAGTAAAQSSATAASVPAIKPGTNTSFEALKQVKAGVLDIGYAEAGKADAPVVLLLHGWPYDIYSFVDVAPLLAAAGYRVIVPYLRGYGTTRFLDDQTPRNGQPSALAADMIALLDALDIEKAVIAGYDWGGRTANIMAALWPERCKAMVSVSGYLIGSQEANKKPLPPKAELAWWYQFYFATERGRQGYESNTHDFAKLIWQTASPKWNFDDATFDRSAAAFDNPDHVAIVIHNYRWRLGLVEGEAKYDAYETTLAATPVISVPTITMEGDANGAPHPQPSAYAGKFSGKYEHRTIGGGIGHNLPQEAPQAFAQAVIDVDRF is encoded by the coding sequence ATGTCAGAGCAAATCAACCATCACCGCCGCCGTTTCTTCGGCATGACGGCAATCGCCCTTGCGGCCGTCGAATTCGGCGTGGCCGGCACGGCCGCCGCCCAGTCGTCTGCGACTGCCGCATCGGTGCCAGCTATAAAGCCCGGAACCAACACGTCCTTCGAAGCGCTGAAGCAGGTCAAGGCAGGCGTGCTCGACATCGGTTATGCCGAGGCGGGAAAGGCGGATGCCCCTGTTGTATTGCTGCTGCATGGCTGGCCCTATGACATCTATAGTTTCGTCGATGTCGCGCCGCTGCTTGCCGCGGCAGGCTACAGGGTGATCGTGCCTTATCTTCGCGGTTACGGGACGACCCGCTTCCTGGACGACCAGACGCCGCGCAACGGCCAGCCGTCAGCGCTCGCCGCCGATATGATCGCGCTGCTCGATGCGCTGGATATCGAGAAAGCTGTCATTGCCGGCTACGACTGGGGCGGGCGGACCGCCAACATCATGGCGGCGCTCTGGCCCGAGCGCTGCAAGGCGATGGTATCTGTAAGCGGCTACCTGATCGGCAGCCAGGAGGCCAACAAGAAGCCGCTTCCGCCGAAAGCCGAACTTGCCTGGTGGTACCAGTTCTATTTCGCCACTGAACGCGGTCGTCAGGGATACGAGAGCAACACGCATGATTTCGCAAAGCTCATCTGGCAGACGGCATCGCCGAAGTGGAACTTCGACGATGCGACATTCGACAGATCGGCCGCTGCCTTCGACAATCCCGACCACGTCGCGATCGTCATTCACAATTATCGCTGGCGCTTGGGGCTTGTCGAAGGCGAGGCCAAGTACGATGCCTACGAGACGACTCTCGCCGCAACGCCTGTCATTTCGGTGCCGACCATCACCATGGAGGGCGATGCAAACGGTGCGCCGCATCCGCAGCCTTCCGCTTATGCCGGTAAATTCTCCGGAAAATACGAGCATCGCACGATCGGCGGCGGCATCGGCCACAACTTGCCTCAGGAAGCGCCGCAGGCTTTCGCGCAGGCGGTCATAGACGTCGATCGTTTCTAG